From the genome of Streptomyces sp. V1I1, one region includes:
- a CDS encoding ABC transporter ATP-binding protein: MAERAEQAGRAGRAGRAEAILEVRDLYKHYPLTRGILFKKQVGLVKAVDGVDLDLAAGETLGIVGESGCGKSTLAKMLVHLERPTAGVIRYKGDDITKLSGRALKAVRRNIQIVFQDPYTSLNPRMTVGDIIGEPYEIHPEVAPKGSRRKKVQDLLDVVGLNPEYINRYPHQFSGGQRQRIGIARGLALRPEIIVADEPVSALDVSVQAQVINLLDKLQSEFSLSYVFIAHDLSIVRHISDRVGVMYLGRIVEIGKDEEIYDHPTHPYTQALLSAVPVPDPEARERRERIILRGDVPSPANIPSGCRFRTRCWKAQERCELEVPLLEVPAEFRLQEGPAQHPSACHFAEEKRVVPSGPEAE; the protein is encoded by the coding sequence ATGGCTGAGCGGGCTGAGCAGGCCGGGCGGGCTGGGCGGGCCGGGCGGGCTGAGGCGATTTTGGAAGTGCGCGACCTGTACAAGCACTATCCGCTCACTCGAGGGATCCTCTTCAAGAAGCAGGTCGGCCTGGTGAAGGCCGTCGACGGCGTCGACCTCGACCTGGCGGCGGGCGAGACGCTCGGCATCGTGGGGGAGTCGGGCTGCGGCAAGTCCACCCTCGCCAAGATGCTGGTCCATCTGGAGCGGCCGACGGCCGGGGTGATCCGGTACAAGGGCGACGACATCACCAAGCTGTCGGGGCGTGCGCTCAAAGCCGTGCGCCGGAACATCCAGATTGTGTTCCAGGACCCGTATACGTCCTTGAACCCACGGATGACGGTCGGCGACATCATCGGTGAGCCGTACGAGATCCACCCGGAGGTGGCCCCGAAGGGCTCGCGCCGGAAGAAGGTCCAGGACCTGCTGGACGTGGTCGGGCTCAACCCGGAGTACATCAACCGCTACCCGCACCAGTTCAGCGGAGGCCAGCGGCAGCGCATCGGCATCGCGCGCGGGCTCGCCCTCCGGCCGGAGATCATCGTGGCGGACGAGCCGGTTTCGGCGCTCGACGTCTCCGTCCAGGCACAGGTGATCAATCTGCTGGACAAGCTGCAGAGCGAGTTCAGCCTGAGCTATGTGTTCATCGCACACGACCTGTCGATCGTGCGGCACATCTCCGACCGGGTCGGCGTGATGTACCTGGGCCGGATCGTGGAGATCGGCAAGGACGAGGAGATCTACGACCACCCGACGCATCCGTACACCCAGGCACTGCTGTCGGCGGTCCCGGTGCCGGACCCGGAGGCCCGTGAGCGCCGCGAACGGATCATCCTGCGCGGTGATGTCCCGTCACCCGCGAACATCCCGTCGGGCTGCCGGTTCCGCACGCGCTGCTGGAAGGCGCAGGAGCGCTGCGAACTGGAGGTGCCGCTGCTGGAGGTGCCGGCGGAGTTCCGGCTGCAGGAAGGGCCCGCGCAGCATCCGTCGGCGTGCCACTTCGCGGAAGAGAAACGCGTGGTCCCGTCGGGACCCGAGGCGGAGTGA
- a CDS encoding ABC transporter permease — protein MPERYDPGEAIAPTGAGGAMDLATSEGTTLELDASAASGGRAPGGPMGTGPAERPRSLWSDAWLDLRRNPIFIISGLVILFLVVISIWPSLIATQNPLQCDLAKAQQGSQPGHPFGFNGQGCDVYTRTVYGARASVTVGVCATLGVALIGSVFGGLAGFFGGASDAILSRVTDIFFGIPVVLGGLVLLSVVTSSTVWPVIGFMVLLGWPQLSRIARGSVITAKQNDYVQAARALGASNSRMLLRHIAPNAVAPVIVVATIALGTYISLEATLSFLGVGLKPPTVSWGIDISSASPYIRNAPHMLLWPAGALAITVLAFIMLGDAVRDALDPKLR, from the coding sequence ATGCCTGAGCGATACGATCCGGGCGAAGCCATCGCTCCCACCGGAGCGGGTGGCGCGATGGACCTCGCGACCAGCGAGGGGACGACGCTGGAGCTGGATGCATCAGCCGCCTCCGGCGGACGGGCACCCGGTGGCCCGATGGGCACCGGACCCGCCGAGAGGCCCCGCAGTCTGTGGTCCGACGCCTGGCTCGATCTGCGGCGCAACCCGATCTTCATCATCTCCGGCCTGGTCATCCTCTTCCTGGTCGTCATCTCCATCTGGCCCTCGCTGATCGCCACCCAGAACCCGCTCCAGTGCGACCTCGCCAAGGCCCAGCAGGGTTCCCAGCCGGGCCACCCCTTCGGCTTCAACGGACAGGGCTGTGACGTGTACACGCGCACGGTGTACGGCGCCCGCGCCTCGGTCACGGTCGGCGTCTGCGCCACCCTCGGTGTCGCGCTGATCGGTTCCGTCTTCGGCGGTCTCGCCGGCTTCTTCGGCGGGGCGTCGGACGCGATCCTGTCCCGCGTCACCGACATCTTCTTCGGCATCCCGGTCGTCCTCGGCGGACTGGTCCTGCTGTCCGTCGTCACCAGCTCCACCGTCTGGCCGGTCATCGGTTTCATGGTGCTGCTCGGCTGGCCCCAGCTCTCCCGTATCGCGCGCGGCTCGGTCATCACCGCGAAGCAGAACGACTACGTCCAGGCGGCGCGGGCGCTCGGCGCGTCCAACTCCCGGATGCTGCTGCGCCACATCGCCCCCAACGCCGTCGCTCCCGTGATCGTCGTGGCGACCATCGCGCTCGGCACCTATATCTCCCTGGAGGCGACCCTCTCGTTCCTCGGTGTCGGCCTCAAGCCGCCGACCGTGTCCTGGGGCATCGACATCTCCTCCGCCTCGCCGTACATCCGCAACGCCCCGCACATGCTGCTCTGGCCGGCCGGTGCGCTGGCGATCACCGTGCTCGCGTTCATCATGCTCGGCGACGCGGTGCGCGACGCCCTCGACCCCAAGCTGCGCTGA
- the mshB gene encoding N-acetyl-1-D-myo-inositol-2-amino-2-deoxy-alpha-D-glucopyranoside deacetylase, protein MKDLPARRLLLVHAHPDDESINNGATMALYVAAGARVTLVTCTLGEEGEVIPPDLAHLASDREDRLGPHRAGELAAAMKELGVTDHRFLGGPGRFRDSGMMGVPQNRRTDAFWNTDVDDAAPYLVEIIRSVQPQVLVTYDPDGGYGHPDHIQAHRVAMRAAELAAERAFRRDLGDPHTIAKIYWNRVPRSVAEEGFARLRTAGGVNFPGIAEIDDIPGVVDDSEISTEIDGTAYAERKTAAMRAHATQIAVDGPFFALSNYLGQPIFPTEYYQLVRGEPGAPPGKREHDLFTGVAP, encoded by the coding sequence ATGAAGGATCTTCCCGCCCGTCGTCTGCTCCTGGTGCACGCGCACCCTGACGACGAGTCGATCAACAACGGCGCGACGATGGCCCTGTACGTGGCCGCCGGCGCCCGGGTCACGCTGGTGACCTGCACCCTCGGGGAGGAGGGCGAGGTCATTCCGCCGGATCTCGCCCACCTCGCGTCCGACCGGGAGGACCGTCTCGGGCCCCATCGCGCCGGAGAACTGGCCGCCGCGATGAAGGAGCTGGGCGTCACCGATCACCGCTTCCTCGGCGGCCCGGGCCGGTTCCGGGACTCCGGGATGATGGGCGTCCCGCAGAACCGCCGCACGGACGCGTTCTGGAACACCGACGTGGACGACGCCGCCCCGTACCTCGTCGAGATCATCCGTTCCGTACAGCCCCAGGTGCTCGTGACGTACGACCCGGACGGCGGCTACGGACATCCGGACCACATCCAGGCCCACCGGGTCGCGATGCGCGCCGCCGAGCTGGCCGCGGAGCGCGCCTTCCGGCGCGACCTGGGCGACCCGCACACCATCGCCAAGATCTACTGGAACCGGGTGCCGCGCTCGGTGGCCGAGGAGGGCTTCGCCCGGCTGCGCACCGCCGGCGGAGTGAACTTCCCGGGCATCGCCGAGATCGACGACATTCCGGGCGTGGTGGACGACTCCGAGATCAGCACGGAGATCGACGGTACGGCGTACGCAGAGCGGAAGACGGCGGCGATGCGCGCCCATGCCACCCAAATCGCCGTGGACGGCCCCTTCTTCGCACTCTCGAACTATCTGGGGCAGCCGATCTTCCCGACGGAGTACTACCAGTTGGTGCGGGGCGAGCCGGGCGCGCCACCCGGAAAGCGTGAGCACGACCTCTTCACAGGAGTTGCACCATGA
- a CDS encoding ABC transporter substrate-binding protein yields MRGATHARWAACAVALALAATACGGGSDSGGGADGIVSSSWGDPQNPLEPANTNEVQGGKVLDMLFRGLKQYDPKTGEAKDMLAEKIDTTDSTNFTVTVKDGWTFSNGEKVTAKSFVDAWNYGANLKNNQKNAYFFGYIEGYEQVHPEQGQPTAETLSGLKVVDDKTFTVKLSQKFSTWPDTLGYAAFSPLPSAFFDDHAAWLSKPVGNGPYMVDSYAKGSKMSMRKWDGYPGSDKAQNGGVDLNVYTDNNTAYTDLTAGNLDLVDDVPASQLKNVQADLGDRYINTPAGIIQAIAFPFYDKAWNTPGAAKVRTGLSMAINREQITDTIFQKTRTPAKDWTSPVLGADGGFSETLCGDACTYNPTEAKKLITEGGGIPGGRLKLSYNADSGSHKEWVDAVCNSINNVLGKDTACVGNPVGTFADFRNQIGQHKMPGPFRAGWQMDYPLIQNFLQPLYYTKASSNDGLWSNPEFDKLVDEANAESDTKKAVETFQKAEEVVRDQMAAIPLWYQNGSAGYSERVSNVSLNPFSVPVYNEIKVN; encoded by the coding sequence ATGCGTGGAGCCACGCACGCCAGATGGGCCGCATGCGCCGTGGCGCTAGCCCTCGCGGCCACGGCCTGCGGCGGCGGGAGCGACAGCGGTGGTGGTGCCGACGGGATCGTGAGCTCCTCGTGGGGCGACCCGCAGAACCCGCTGGAGCCCGCGAACACCAACGAGGTGCAGGGCGGCAAGGTCCTCGACATGCTCTTCCGTGGCCTCAAGCAGTACGACCCGAAGACCGGCGAGGCCAAGGACATGCTCGCCGAGAAGATCGACACGACGGACTCCACCAACTTCACGGTCACCGTCAAGGACGGCTGGACTTTCAGCAACGGCGAGAAGGTCACCGCCAAGTCCTTCGTGGACGCGTGGAACTACGGCGCCAACCTCAAGAACAACCAGAAGAACGCGTACTTCTTCGGCTACATCGAGGGCTACGAGCAGGTCCACCCGGAGCAGGGCCAGCCCACCGCCGAGACCCTCTCCGGGCTCAAGGTCGTCGACGACAAGACCTTCACGGTCAAGCTCTCCCAGAAGTTCTCCACCTGGCCCGACACCCTCGGCTACGCAGCCTTCTCCCCGCTGCCCAGCGCGTTCTTCGACGACCATGCCGCCTGGCTGTCCAAGCCCGTCGGCAACGGCCCGTACATGGTCGACTCGTACGCCAAGGGCTCGAAGATGTCGATGCGCAAGTGGGACGGCTACCCGGGCAGCGACAAGGCGCAGAACGGCGGCGTCGACCTCAATGTGTACACGGACAACAACACCGCCTACACCGACCTGACCGCGGGCAACCTCGACCTCGTCGACGATGTGCCGGCCTCGCAGCTGAAGAATGTGCAGGCGGACCTCGGCGACCGGTACATCAACACCCCGGCCGGCATCATCCAGGCCATCGCCTTCCCCTTCTACGACAAGGCCTGGAACACCCCCGGCGCCGCGAAGGTCCGCACGGGCCTGTCCATGGCGATCAACCGCGAGCAGATCACCGACACGATCTTCCAGAAGACGCGTACGCCCGCGAAGGACTGGACCTCGCCCGTGCTCGGCGCGGACGGCGGCTTCAGCGAGACCCTGTGCGGTGACGCCTGCACCTACAACCCCACCGAGGCGAAGAAGCTGATCACCGAAGGCGGCGGCATCCCCGGCGGCCGGCTGAAGCTCTCGTACAACGCGGACAGCGGCTCGCACAAGGAGTGGGTCGACGCCGTGTGCAACAGCATCAACAACGTGCTGGGCAAGGACACGGCGTGCGTCGGCAACCCGGTCGGCACCTTCGCCGACTTCCGCAACCAGATCGGGCAGCACAAGATGCCCGGTCCCTTCCGGGCCGGCTGGCAGATGGACTACCCGCTCATCCAGAACTTCCTGCAGCCGCTCTACTACACCAAGGCCTCGTCCAACGACGGTCTGTGGAGCAACCCGGAGTTCGACAAGCTCGTCGACGAGGCCAACGCCGAGTCCGACACGAAGAAGGCCGTCGAGACCTTCCAGAAGGCCGAAGAGGTCGTACGCGACCAGATGGCCGCCATCCCGCTCTGGTACCAGAACGGCAGTGCCGGGTACTCGGAGCGGGTCTCCAATGTCTCGCTGAACCCCTTCAGCGTCCCCGTCTACAACGAGATCAAGGTCAACTGA
- a CDS encoding ABC transporter ATP-binding protein produces the protein MAELKKTDEPTDAVDATPNVTDVETVDAATEAEAVAAIDAPVSQGEPILQVRNLVKHFPLTQGILFKKKVGAVKAVDGISFDLYQGETLGIVGESGCGKSTVAKLLMTLETATAGEVFYKGQDITRLSGRALKAVRRNIQMVFQDPYTSLNPRMTVGDIIGEPFDIHPEVAPKGDRRRKVQELLDVVGLNPEYINRYPHQFSGGQRQRIGIARGLALNPEIIICDEPVSALDVSVQAQVINLMEKLQDEFNLSYIFIAHDLSIVRHISDRVGVMYLGKMAEIGTDTQIYDHPTHPYTQALLSAVPVPDPEAREGRERIILVGDVPSPANPPSGCRFRTRCWKAEDKCAEEIPLLAVPERFKGAATPAAHESACHFAEEKDVVHAV, from the coding sequence ATGGCTGAGCTCAAGAAGACTGACGAGCCGACGGACGCCGTGGACGCCACCCCGAACGTCACCGACGTCGAGACGGTCGACGCCGCCACCGAGGCCGAGGCCGTGGCAGCCATCGACGCGCCCGTCTCGCAGGGTGAGCCGATCCTTCAGGTCCGCAACCTCGTCAAGCACTTCCCGCTGACCCAGGGCATCCTGTTCAAGAAGAAGGTCGGCGCGGTCAAGGCCGTGGACGGGATCTCCTTTGACCTCTACCAGGGCGAGACCCTCGGCATCGTCGGCGAGTCCGGCTGTGGCAAGTCCACCGTCGCCAAGCTGCTGATGACGCTGGAGACGGCGACCGCCGGCGAGGTGTTCTACAAGGGCCAGGACATCACCAGGCTCTCCGGCCGCGCGCTCAAAGCCGTACGCCGCAACATCCAGATGGTGTTCCAGGACCCGTACACCTCGCTGAACCCCCGTATGACGGTCGGCGACATCATCGGGGAGCCCTTCGACATCCACCCGGAGGTGGCGCCCAAGGGCGACCGCCGCCGCAAGGTCCAGGAACTCCTGGACGTCGTGGGCCTCAACCCGGAGTACATCAACCGGTACCCGCACCAGTTCTCCGGCGGTCAGCGCCAGCGCATCGGCATCGCCCGCGGCCTGGCGCTCAACCCGGAGATCATCATCTGCGACGAGCCGGTCTCGGCCCTGGACGTCTCCGTCCAGGCGCAGGTCATCAACCTGATGGAGAAGTTGCAGGACGAGTTCAACCTCTCCTACATCTTCATCGCCCACGACCTGTCGATCGTCCGGCACATCTCGGACCGGGTCGGCGTGATGTACCTCGGCAAGATGGCCGAGATCGGTACGGACACGCAGATCTACGACCACCCGACGCACCCCTACACCCAGGCGCTGCTGTCGGCGGTCCCGGTCCCCGACCCGGAGGCCCGCGAGGGCCGCGAGCGGATCATCCTCGTCGGCGACGTCCCGTCTCCGGCGAACCCGCCGTCCGGCTGCCGCTTCCGCACCCGTTGCTGGAAGGCCGAGGACAAGTGCGCCGAGGAGATCCCGCTGCTGGCGGTCCCGGAGCGCTTCAAGGGCGCGGCCACGCCGGCGGCGCACGAGTCCGCGTGCCACTTCGCCGAGGAGAAGGACGTCGTCCACGCGGTGTAG
- a CDS encoding DUF6113 family protein produces MSGHDVPGSWLAQSPKPGRIAAYLGLAVLGALVGIAGSLVQGAWFPGGLVLALLAAVGLFYGSLRATETQLGVVAPAVGWLAAVVVLSIGRPEGDGAFSAGIGPLVYMLGGMAVAVMCATMPRPAQPGGGPGRLGK; encoded by the coding sequence ATGAGCGGACACGACGTACCCGGCTCCTGGCTCGCCCAGTCGCCGAAGCCCGGGAGGATCGCCGCCTACCTCGGTCTCGCGGTGCTCGGCGCCCTCGTCGGCATCGCGGGCTCACTGGTCCAAGGCGCTTGGTTCCCGGGCGGGTTGGTGCTCGCGCTGCTCGCCGCGGTGGGGCTGTTCTACGGCTCGCTGCGGGCGACCGAGACGCAGCTCGGGGTCGTCGCGCCCGCCGTCGGCTGGCTGGCGGCGGTCGTGGTGCTGAGCATCGGACGTCCCGAGGGCGACGGGGCGTTCTCCGCCGGGATCGGGCCGCTGGTCTACATGCTCGGCGGGATGGCGGTGGCTGTGATGTGCGCCACCATGCCGCGGCCGGCGCAACCGGGCGGCGGGCCCGGCCGACTTGGCAAGTAG
- a CDS encoding alpha/beta fold hydrolase, with product MTTRLQLSFPRQYARTQRFTLGAPRAFTVSPDGSRVVFLRSASGTDRAGRLWVLDLDGDARRPQERLAADPDALLGGAEEELSAQERARRERSREGSAGIVGYAVDQAVELAAFTLSGRLYAAELRAGTARELPVPGPVIDPRPSPDGRHIAYVARGALRVTGAEGEEDRALAEPEDEHTTYGLAEFIAAEEMDRSRGFWWAPESDRLLVARVDERDVRRWWISDPAHPDREPEQVAYPSAGTPNAEVRLYLVTLDGECTEVGWDRSRYPYLARVHWSAAGAPLLLVQARDQRTQLYLAVDQETGATRTVHVDEDPVWLDLFPGVPAWAPDGRLVRIADEGGARVLAVGDQALTGAQLQLRAVLDIGESDVLVSAAAGEEASDPETGEIHVYRVNELGIERISEGPGVHSAVRSGPVTVLASSRAEVSGASVQVLREGKPVATVASYAEQPVLTARVRLCEAGRLRIPCGVLLPEGYRESDGPLPVLMDPYGGPHGQRVFAAQNPYLTSQWFADQGFAVIVADGRGAPGRSPGWEKAIKDNFPLTLDDQIEALHALAGAFPLDLDRVAIRGWSYGGYLAAMAVLRRPDVFHAAVAGAPVSDLRLYDTHYTERYLGDPAARPEVYAANSLVTEDGLTTPENPARPLMIIHGLADDNVVMAHTLRLSSALLAAGRAHEVLPLSGVTHMTPQEQIAENLLLLQVDFLKRSLARR from the coding sequence ATGACCACGAGGCTGCAGCTCTCCTTCCCGCGTCAGTACGCCAGGACCCAGCGCTTCACTCTCGGCGCCCCGCGCGCCTTCACGGTGTCGCCGGACGGATCCCGGGTGGTGTTCCTCAGGTCGGCCTCGGGGACCGACCGGGCGGGCCGGCTCTGGGTGCTCGATCTCGACGGCGACGCACGCCGGCCGCAGGAGCGGCTGGCCGCAGATCCGGACGCGCTGCTGGGTGGGGCCGAGGAGGAGCTGTCCGCGCAGGAGCGGGCCCGGCGGGAGCGCAGCCGTGAGGGGTCTGCGGGCATCGTCGGCTATGCGGTGGACCAGGCGGTCGAGTTGGCGGCGTTCACGCTCTCCGGGCGGCTGTACGCCGCGGAGCTGCGGGCCGGGACCGCGCGCGAACTGCCCGTGCCCGGCCCGGTGATCGACCCGCGGCCGTCCCCCGACGGCCGGCACATCGCATATGTGGCGCGGGGCGCGCTGCGGGTGACCGGCGCGGAGGGCGAGGAGGACCGGGCGCTGGCCGAGCCGGAGGACGAGCACACCACGTACGGACTCGCGGAGTTCATCGCGGCCGAGGAGATGGACCGCTCGCGCGGCTTCTGGTGGGCGCCGGAGTCGGACCGGCTGCTGGTCGCCCGGGTCGACGAGCGGGACGTGCGGCGCTGGTGGATCTCCGATCCCGCGCATCCGGACCGGGAGCCGGAGCAGGTCGCCTACCCGTCGGCCGGGACGCCGAACGCGGAGGTGCGGCTGTATCTGGTCACGCTGGACGGGGAGTGTACGGAAGTGGGCTGGGACCGGTCCCGGTATCCGTATCTGGCCCGGGTGCACTGGTCGGCGGCGGGCGCCCCGCTGCTGCTCGTACAGGCTCGTGACCAGCGCACGCAGCTCTATCTGGCGGTTGATCAGGAGACCGGCGCGACCCGGACGGTGCATGTCGACGAGGATCCGGTGTGGCTTGATCTTTTCCCCGGGGTGCCTGCCTGGGCGCCGGACGGGCGACTTGTGCGAATCGCCGACGAGGGCGGCGCGCGGGTGCTCGCGGTGGGCGACCAGGCGCTGACCGGGGCCCAGTTGCAGCTGCGGGCGGTGCTGGACATCGGCGAGAGCGATGTGCTGGTGTCCGCGGCGGCGGGCGAGGAGGCCTCGGATCCGGAGACCGGCGAGATCCATGTGTACCGGGTCAACGAGCTGGGGATCGAGCGTATCTCGGAGGGCCCCGGGGTGCACTCGGCCGTACGCTCCGGCCCGGTGACGGTGCTGGCCTCGTCGCGTGCGGAGGTGAGCGGCGCGTCCGTGCAGGTGCTGCGGGAGGGCAAGCCGGTCGCGACCGTCGCCTCGTACGCGGAGCAGCCGGTGCTGACTGCCCGGGTGCGGCTCTGCGAGGCGGGCAGACTGCGGATTCCGTGCGGCGTGCTGCTTCCCGAGGGCTACCGGGAGTCGGACGGTCCGCTGCCGGTGCTGATGGATCCCTATGGGGGCCCGCACGGCCAGCGTGTCTTCGCCGCGCAGAATCCATACCTCACCTCGCAGTGGTTCGCCGACCAGGGATTCGCGGTGATCGTGGCGGACGGCCGGGGCGCGCCCGGCCGCTCCCCCGGCTGGGAGAAGGCGATCAAGGACAACTTCCCGCTCACCCTCGACGACCAGATCGAGGCGCTGCACGCACTGGCCGGAGCGTTCCCGCTGGACCTCGACCGGGTGGCGATCCGCGGCTGGTCGTACGGCGGTTACCTGGCGGCGATGGCGGTGCTGCGCCGCCCGGACGTGTTCCATGCGGCGGTCGCGGGCGCGCCGGTGTCGGATCTCCGGCTGTACGACACGCACTACACGGAGCGCTATCTGGGCGATCCGGCGGCGCGGCCGGAAGTGTACGCGGCCAACTCGCTTGTCACGGAGGACGGGTTGACGACGCCGGAGAATCCGGCCAGGCCGCTGATGATCATCCATGGTCTGGCGGACGACAATGTGGTGATGGCACATACGCTGCGGCTCTCGTCGGCGCTGCTGGCGGCGGGGCGGGCGCATGAGGTGCTGCCGCTGAGTGGGGTGACGCATATGACGCCGCAGGAGCAGATCGCGGAGAATCTGCTGCTGCTTCAGGTGGACTTCTTGAAGCGGTCGTTGGCGAGGCGGTAG
- a CDS encoding ABC transporter ATP-binding protein translates to MLLEVRDLHVEFRTRDGVAKAVNGVGYAVDEGETLAVLGESGSGKSVTAQAVMGILDTPPGKIAGGEVLFQGQDLLKLKEDERRKIRGAGMAMIFQDALSSLNPVLSVGDQLGEMFVVHRKMSRKDARAKAVELMERVGIPAAKERVGQYPHQFSGGMRQRIMIAMALALEPSLIIADEPTTALDVTVQAQVMDLLAKLQSELNMGLILITHDLGVVADVADKIAVMYAGRIVETAPVHDIYKAPAHPYTKGLLESIPRLDQKGQELYAIKGLPPNLTNIPPGCAFNPRCPMARDVCRTDVPPLYEVSQNRRSACHFWQEALNG, encoded by the coding sequence ATGTTGCTCGAAGTGCGCGATCTGCACGTGGAGTTCCGTACGAGGGACGGGGTGGCCAAGGCCGTCAACGGCGTCGGCTACGCGGTGGACGAGGGCGAGACGCTCGCCGTGCTGGGCGAGTCCGGCTCCGGCAAATCCGTCACGGCGCAGGCGGTCATGGGCATCCTGGACACGCCCCCGGGGAAGATCGCGGGCGGCGAGGTCCTCTTCCAGGGGCAGGATCTGCTGAAGCTCAAGGAGGACGAGCGGCGGAAGATCCGCGGGGCCGGGATGGCCATGATCTTCCAGGACGCGCTCTCGTCCCTGAACCCGGTGCTGAGCGTGGGCGACCAGCTCGGCGAGATGTTTGTCGTCCACCGCAAGATGTCGCGGAAGGACGCGCGCGCCAAGGCCGTCGAGCTGATGGAGCGGGTGGGCATCCCGGCGGCGAAGGAGCGGGTGGGGCAGTATCCGCACCAGTTCAGCGGCGGTATGCGCCAGCGCATCATGATTGCCATGGCGCTCGCCCTGGAGCCCTCGCTGATCATCGCGGACGAGCCGACGACCGCGCTGGACGTCACCGTCCAGGCCCAGGTGATGGATCTGCTGGCCAAGCTCCAGAGCGAGCTGAACATGGGCCTGATCCTGATCACCCACGACCTGGGTGTGGTCGCCGACGTCGCGGACAAGATCGCGGTGATGTACGCGGGGCGGATCGTCGAGACGGCCCCGGTGCACGACATCTACAAGGCCCCGGCGCATCCGTACACCAAGGGGCTGCTCGAATCGATCCCGCGCCTGGACCAGAAGGGCCAGGAGCTGTACGCGATCAAGGGCCTGCCGCCGAACCTGACGAACATCCCGCCCGGCTGCGCCTTCAACCCGCGCTGCCCGATGGCTCGGGACGTGTGCCGGACCGATGTGCCGCCGCTGTACGAGGTGTCGCAGAACCGCAGGAGCGCGTGCCACTTCTGGCAGGAGGCACTCAATGGCTGA
- a CDS encoding ABC transporter permease, whose protein sequence is MGRYVIRRLLQMIPVFFGATLLIFLMVNVMGDPIAGLCGDRQCDPATAAQLRKEFGLDKPVWQQYLTYMGNVFTGDFGTAFNGQKVTELMGEAFPVTIRLTIVAIVFEIVIGITLGVITGLRRGRPVDTSVLLLTLVVISVPTFVTGLILQLLLGVEWGVIKPAVSPEAPVNELLIPGLVLASVSLAYVTRLTRTSIAENARSDYVRTAKAKGLPRGRVISRHLLRNSLIPVVTFIGTDIGALMGGAIVTERIFNIHGVGYQLYQGILRQNTQTVVGFVTVLVIVFLLANLLVDLLYAVLDPRIRYA, encoded by the coding sequence ATGGGACGTTATGTGATCCGGCGTCTGCTGCAGATGATCCCTGTCTTCTTCGGCGCCACACTGCTGATCTTCCTCATGGTGAACGTGATGGGCGACCCCATCGCGGGCCTCTGCGGCGACCGGCAGTGCGACCCGGCGACGGCCGCCCAGCTGCGCAAGGAGTTCGGCCTCGACAAGCCGGTGTGGCAGCAATACCTGACGTACATGGGCAATGTCTTCACCGGCGACTTCGGCACCGCCTTCAACGGGCAGAAGGTCACCGAGCTGATGGGCGAAGCCTTCCCGGTCACCATCCGGCTGACGATCGTCGCGATCGTCTTCGAGATCGTCATCGGCATCACGCTCGGCGTGATCACGGGCCTGCGGCGCGGCCGTCCCGTAGACACCTCCGTGCTGCTGCTCACGCTGGTCGTCATCTCGGTCCCGACCTTCGTCACCGGTCTGATCCTCCAGCTGCTGCTGGGCGTCGAGTGGGGGGTCATCAAGCCCGCCGTCTCACCGGAGGCGCCCGTCAACGAGCTGCTCATCCCCGGACTTGTGCTCGCCTCGGTCTCTCTCGCGTACGTCACCCGGCTCACCCGGACCTCGATCGCCGAGAACGCCCGCTCCGACTACGTCCGCACCGCGAAGGCGAAAGGGCTCCCCAGAGGGCGTGTGATCAGCCGTCATCTGCTGCGCAATTCACTGATCCCGGTGGTCACCTTCATCGGCACCGACATCGGCGCCCTGATGGGCGGCGCGATCGTCACCGAGCGCATCTTCAACATCCACGGCGTCGGCTACCAGCTCTACCAGGGCATTCTGCGCCAGAACACCCAGACCGTCGTCGGCTTTGTGACCGTACTCGTCATCGTCTTCCTGCTGGCGAATCTGCTGGTCGACCTTCTGTACGCCGTTCTCGACCCGAGGATCCGGTATGCCTGA